In Achromobacter spanius, the following proteins share a genomic window:
- a CDS encoding imelysin family protein: MRKLLLGAVLAAAVFGGTAHAAAEPRAVVATYSDLALAGYEDSLTAAKTLRTAINALIAKPSPDTLKAAREAWLAARVPYQQTEAYRFGNPIVDDWEGRVNAWPLDEGLIDYVDASYGTENDENAFYAVNVIANSKISVGGKTVDVSKITPQLLSEVLHEADGNEANVATGYHAIEFLLWGQDLNGSGPAPADRKGTPQERHSGNRPHTDFDTKQCTGGHCERRIEFLKAVTDLLVTDLEEMVGNWKKDGAARKAVEEDPKAGLIAMLTGLGSLSYGELAGERMKLGLMLHDPEEEHDCFSDNTHNSHYYDQIGIRNVYLGTYTRIDGKEVKGASLSELVKARDPKLDAEVRAKLDATVAAMQAMKTRAETVETYDQMIADGNKEGNAVVQAAIDRLVDQTRSLERVITLLELGKVAIEGSDSLDKPDAVFK; encoded by the coding sequence ATGCGCAAGTTGTTGTTGGGAGCGGTGCTGGCCGCGGCGGTATTCGGGGGAACGGCCCACGCGGCGGCAGAGCCTCGCGCTGTGGTCGCCACCTATTCGGATCTGGCGCTGGCGGGCTATGAAGACTCGCTTACCGCCGCCAAGACGCTGCGCACGGCCATCAACGCGCTGATCGCCAAGCCCAGCCCCGACACGCTGAAGGCCGCGCGCGAAGCCTGGCTGGCTGCCCGCGTGCCCTACCAGCAGACCGAGGCCTACCGCTTCGGCAACCCCATCGTTGACGACTGGGAAGGCCGCGTGAACGCCTGGCCGCTGGATGAAGGCCTGATCGACTATGTCGACGCTTCCTACGGTACCGAAAACGACGAAAACGCTTTTTACGCCGTCAACGTCATCGCCAATTCCAAGATCTCGGTGGGCGGCAAGACGGTGGACGTCAGCAAGATCACGCCGCAACTGCTGTCCGAAGTGCTGCACGAAGCCGACGGCAACGAGGCCAACGTGGCCACGGGCTATCACGCCATCGAATTCCTGCTGTGGGGCCAGGACCTGAACGGCTCCGGCCCCGCGCCGGCCGACCGCAAGGGCACGCCGCAAGAGCGCCATTCGGGCAACCGCCCGCACACCGATTTCGACACCAAGCAATGCACGGGCGGCCACTGCGAGCGCCGTATTGAATTCCTGAAGGCCGTGACGGATCTGCTGGTGACCGACCTGGAAGAAATGGTGGGTAACTGGAAGAAGGACGGCGCCGCGCGCAAGGCCGTCGAAGAAGATCCCAAGGCAGGGCTGATTGCCATGCTGACCGGTCTGGGCAGCCTGTCGTACGGCGAACTGGCCGGCGAACGCATGAAGCTGGGCCTGATGCTGCATGACCCCGAAGAAGAGCACGACTGCTTCTCGGACAACACCCACAACTCGCACTACTACGACCAGATCGGCATCCGCAACGTCTATCTGGGCACCTACACCCGCATCGACGGCAAAGAGGTCAAGGGCGCCAGCTTGTCCGAACTGGTCAAGGCTCGCGATCCGAAGCTGGATGCCGAAGTGCGCGCCAAGCTGGACGCCACCGTGGCCGCCATGCAGGCCATGAAGACCCGCGCTGAAACGGTCGAAACCTACGACCAGATGATTGCGGATGGCAACAAGGAAGGCAACGCCGTGGTGCAGGCCGCCATTGACCGCCTCGTGGATCAAACCCGCAGCCTGGAGCGCGTGATCACGCTGCTTGAGCTGGGCAAGGTTGCCATCGAAGGTTCCGACAGCCTGGACAAACCTGACGCCGTATTCAAGTGA
- a CDS encoding LysR family transcriptional regulator: MELRQLRYFVRVAELGSIGRAARDLGVVASALSQQISRLESELATRLLMRTHTGVVATAAGTAFLRQARLTLRHADNAVAAAREARLAGMVSVGFAPTTASLLAKPFYAAMAERYPNVRLHLVEGLSGNLGEQLGSRRLDLAVLFQNDSGQGRSAIPVLDERLFLLARRGMVALTDGEPTTIAELAGLPLAVTSKAHGLRAWVEAAFERAGIEPWVAVEVDGLTTLMDLVQANPIATIQPGAAVARAEAGLLNMHPIDDPFLYRRNAVYCIDEEELSPAALAARVVLVDVMRAQVRHGAWPGATLLDS, from the coding sequence ATGGAACTTCGACAGCTCCGCTATTTCGTTCGCGTGGCCGAACTGGGCAGCATCGGCCGCGCGGCGCGAGATCTGGGCGTGGTCGCCTCGGCGCTAAGCCAGCAGATCAGCCGGCTGGAAAGCGAGCTGGCGACGCGGCTGCTGATGCGCACGCACACCGGCGTTGTTGCCACCGCCGCCGGCACCGCCTTCTTGCGGCAGGCCCGCTTGACGCTGCGGCACGCGGACAACGCCGTGGCCGCCGCGCGCGAGGCCCGGCTGGCCGGCATGGTCAGCGTGGGCTTTGCGCCCACCACCGCGTCACTGCTGGCCAAGCCGTTCTATGCCGCCATGGCCGAACGCTATCCCAATGTGCGGCTGCATCTGGTGGAAGGCTTGTCGGGCAACCTGGGCGAACAGCTTGGCAGCCGCCGCCTGGATCTGGCCGTGCTGTTTCAGAACGACAGCGGCCAGGGGCGCAGCGCCATCCCCGTGCTGGATGAACGCTTGTTCCTGCTGGCCCGGCGCGGCATGGTTGCACTGACCGATGGCGAGCCCACCACCATTGCCGAATTGGCGGGCCTGCCGCTGGCGGTGACCAGCAAGGCGCACGGCCTGCGCGCCTGGGTCGAAGCCGCTTTCGAACGCGCGGGCATCGAACCCTGGGTCGCGGTCGAGGTAGACGGCCTGACGACCCTGATGGACCTGGTGCAGGCCAACCCCATCGCCACCATCCAGCCGGGCGCGGCGGTCGCGCGGGCCGAGGCGGGCCTCTTGAACATGCACCCCATCGACGACCCGTTCCTGTACCGGCGCAACGCCGTCTACTGCATCGACGAAGAAGAATTGTCGCCCGCCGCGCTGGCCGCCCGCGTGGTGCTGGTGGACGTGATGCGCGCCCAGGTGCGCCATGGCGCCTGGCCCGGCGCCACCCTTCTGGATTCGTGA
- a CDS encoding class II aldolase/adducin family protein has translation MTTDTRRPGVLPPGVLPISSMRPHCSEQEWQARVDLAACYRLVEHYGMADMMANHISSRVPGEDNAFLINPYGMMYEEITASSLIKVDLDGTVLAKPDFGDLDYGINKAGYVIHSAVHAARHDVDCVIHTHSWASMAVASLDCGLLPLTQTAMRFLKIGYHDYEGVVLDLQEQQSLLRDLGQGEALILRNHGALTVGRTVGEAFNWMHRLELACRAQLAAMATGSPLRAVSPAVLEETWNNYQPGTRRPYGVMEWPALLRKLDRMDPSFRS, from the coding sequence ATGACGACTGACACCCGACGCCCGGGCGTGTTACCCCCCGGTGTGCTTCCTATCTCTTCGATGCGCCCGCACTGTTCCGAACAGGAGTGGCAGGCCCGCGTCGACCTCGCCGCCTGTTACCGGCTGGTGGAACACTACGGCATGGCCGACATGATGGCCAACCACATTTCGTCGCGCGTGCCGGGCGAAGACAACGCCTTCCTGATCAACCCCTACGGGATGATGTACGAAGAGATCACGGCGTCCAGCCTGATCAAGGTAGACCTGGACGGCACCGTCCTGGCCAAGCCCGACTTCGGCGACCTGGACTACGGCATCAACAAGGCCGGCTACGTGATCCACAGCGCCGTGCACGCCGCGCGCCATGACGTGGACTGCGTGATCCACACGCATAGCTGGGCGTCCATGGCCGTGGCCTCGCTGGACTGCGGCCTGCTGCCGCTGACGCAGACCGCCATGCGTTTCCTGAAGATCGGCTATCACGACTACGAAGGCGTGGTGCTGGACCTGCAAGAGCAGCAATCGCTCTTGCGCGACCTGGGCCAGGGCGAGGCGCTGATCCTGCGCAACCACGGCGCGCTGACCGTGGGCCGCACGGTGGGCGAGGCCTTCAACTGGATGCACCGGCTGGAACTGGCCTGCCGCGCGCAACTGGCGGCCATGGCCACGGGCTCGCCCCTGCGCGCCGTCAGCCCGGCCGTGCTGGAAGAGACCTGGAACAACTATCAGCCCGGCACGCGGCGCCCTTACGGCGTCATGGAATGGCCGGCCCTGCTGCGCAAGCTGGACCGCATGGACCCGAGCTTTCGGAGCTGA
- a CDS encoding Bug family tripartite tricarboxylate transporter substrate binding protein, which yields MNTARALLAAAATACACTALPATAADYPDKPVRVIVAFTAGGTTDTLTRSVSNVLAKQLGQSFVVENKPGAGGNIGTEFVVRAAPDGHTLIVNSVGPIAVNSSLTKLPFDPLTDLIPMVQIATVPNVLVVPPSSPAKDIKGFLKYVKEAKQLNYSSTGVGTSSHLASYMLMDQLGVEATHVPYKGADAVNDLLAGRIDFMFATIPSVIGQIRAGKLRPLAVSTLQRSATLPDLPTIAESGYAGFDAGSWFGFFAPKGTPPTVVATINREVNAALPGLQTQMVNEGAEPVGGTPAQFATFIKQEHDKWAALVRKFQPNPN from the coding sequence ATGAACACTGCCCGAGCCCTGCTCGCCGCCGCAGCGACGGCCTGCGCCTGTACCGCTCTGCCCGCGACTGCCGCGGACTACCCCGACAAACCCGTCAGGGTAATCGTCGCGTTCACCGCGGGCGGCACCACCGACACCCTGACGCGCAGCGTCTCCAATGTGCTGGCCAAACAATTGGGCCAGTCCTTCGTGGTGGAAAACAAGCCCGGCGCCGGCGGCAATATCGGCACGGAATTCGTGGTGCGCGCCGCTCCTGACGGGCACACGCTGATCGTCAATTCCGTGGGCCCCATCGCCGTCAATTCATCGCTGACCAAGCTGCCCTTCGACCCGCTGACCGACCTGATTCCCATGGTGCAGATCGCCACGGTGCCCAACGTGCTGGTGGTGCCGCCGTCTTCGCCCGCCAAGGACATCAAGGGCTTCCTGAAGTACGTCAAAGAAGCCAAGCAACTGAACTACAGCTCCACCGGGGTGGGCACGTCATCCCACTTGGCCAGCTACATGCTGATGGACCAGTTGGGCGTGGAAGCCACGCACGTGCCGTACAAGGGCGCGGATGCGGTCAACGACCTGCTGGCCGGGCGTATTGATTTCATGTTCGCCACCATTCCGTCGGTGATCGGGCAGATACGCGCGGGCAAGCTGCGGCCGCTGGCGGTCAGCACGTTGCAACGCTCGGCCACCCTGCCCGACCTGCCCACCATCGCCGAATCCGGCTATGCGGGCTTTGACGCCGGATCGTGGTTTGGCTTCTTCGCGCCCAAGGGCACGCCGCCCACGGTCGTGGCCACCATCAACCGCGAAGTCAACGCCGCGCTGCCGGGCCTGCAGACGCAGATGGTGAACGAGGGCGCTGAACCCGTGGGCGGCACGCCGGCGCAGTTCGCCACCTTCATCAAGCAGGAACACGACAAATGGGCGGCGCTGGTGCGCAAGTTCCAACCCAACCCCAACTGA
- a CDS encoding NAD(P)-dependent oxidoreductase, with protein MPQEEIRILCSPTEADTLRHALPATGGRRFTLCHPQAGQPCDAQVAFVSRDITGDSTKFQITPDTALYYDAMRDAPTLQWVHVHSAGADREIYQHLHARGVTITTSQGATDAVVAQTAIGGVLALARRLPLLAADQRERAWRPLLGARTPRDLAGQHAVVVGWGAIGQRIGTLLGALGLTLTVVRHSATPVADARHTATYDELTGLLPQADWLVLACPLTSATRGLVDRAALAALPAHASVINVARGHVIDEPALIEALAAGRLGGAFLDVFQQEPLPPESPLWSLDNVIVTPHSAGFSDGNSARVRALFLNNLQRWAGGEPLANRLVG; from the coding sequence ATGCCGCAAGAAGAGATCCGCATCCTGTGTTCGCCGACCGAGGCGGACACCTTGCGCCACGCGCTGCCCGCCACCGGCGGGCGGCGCTTCACGCTGTGCCATCCGCAAGCCGGCCAGCCCTGCGACGCGCAGGTGGCGTTTGTGTCCCGCGATATCACCGGTGATTCGACCAAGTTCCAGATCACGCCCGACACGGCGCTGTATTACGACGCGATGCGCGATGCGCCCACGCTGCAATGGGTGCACGTGCATTCCGCCGGCGCCGACCGCGAGATCTATCAGCATCTGCACGCGCGCGGCGTGACCATCACCACCTCGCAAGGCGCGACCGACGCCGTGGTGGCGCAAACCGCCATCGGCGGCGTGCTGGCCCTGGCGCGCCGCCTGCCCTTGTTGGCGGCCGACCAGCGCGAGCGCGCATGGCGGCCGCTGTTGGGCGCGCGCACACCGCGCGACCTGGCGGGCCAGCATGCGGTGGTGGTGGGCTGGGGCGCCATCGGCCAACGCATCGGCACGTTGCTGGGCGCGCTGGGCCTGACACTGACCGTGGTGCGCCATTCCGCCACGCCCGTGGCTGATGCCCGCCACACCGCCACATATGACGAACTGACCGGCCTGCTGCCCCAGGCAGACTGGCTGGTGCTGGCCTGTCCGCTGACCTCGGCCACGCGCGGGTTGGTCGACCGCGCCGCGCTGGCCGCCCTGCCCGCGCATGCATCGGTCATCAACGTGGCCCGCGGCCATGTCATCGACGAGCCCGCGCTGATCGAGGCGCTGGCGGCGGGCCGGCTGGGCGGCGCGTTCCTGGACGTTTTCCAACAAGAGCCGCTACCGCCGGAATCCCCGCTATGGAGCCTGGACAATGTCATCGTCACGCCGCACAGCGCTGGCTTTTCAGATGGCAACAGCGCCCGCGTGCGTGCGCTGTTCTTGAACAATCTGCAACGCTGGGCTGGCGGCGAGCCGCTGGCCAATAGGCTGGTGGGCTGA
- a CDS encoding ABC transporter substrate-binding protein: MINRNAPFAFNATRRRLIQGAALGAATLAAPALVRAQSGPVIRIGFWPVAAGLPFYAAVEKGYFKEAGLNVEPLKFAGAQQVMEAMLAGRADGSANGTGSANLAIGEIASPGLFKIFASNPSNVKNVLDEFIVAKDSPIKSIADLKGKKVGSGPGIQNATLAKAVLERAGATGATVVELAISQHVAAVAAGQLDACYTLEPTGTVGRLNGTTRVLETGVIAKYVLGDPMAPWFGGSASLTTAFLKKHPEESKKFIAAYARGIELIRTKPAEARPFMKGYTAIEGPMTEEVPLAAYTLYNEFTASDIQYFQKFFDLFTEKGIFAQKVDVSSMLYKG; the protein is encoded by the coding sequence ATGATCAACCGCAATGCGCCCTTCGCTTTCAACGCCACCCGCCGCCGCCTGATCCAGGGCGCCGCCCTGGGCGCCGCGACGCTGGCCGCGCCCGCGCTGGTGCGCGCGCAGTCGGGTCCGGTAATCCGTATCGGCTTCTGGCCCGTTGCCGCCGGCCTGCCGTTCTACGCCGCGGTTGAAAAAGGCTATTTCAAGGAAGCCGGCCTGAATGTCGAACCGCTGAAGTTCGCGGGCGCGCAGCAGGTCATGGAAGCCATGCTGGCAGGCCGCGCGGACGGCAGCGCCAACGGCACGGGCTCGGCCAACCTGGCCATTGGCGAAATCGCCTCGCCCGGCCTGTTCAAGATTTTTGCGTCCAACCCCAGCAACGTGAAGAACGTGCTGGATGAGTTCATCGTCGCGAAAGACAGTCCCATCAAATCCATAGCAGACCTCAAGGGGAAAAAGGTCGGATCTGGACCCGGCATCCAGAACGCCACGCTGGCCAAAGCAGTGCTGGAGCGCGCCGGCGCAACCGGAGCAACCGTGGTCGAGTTGGCAATCAGCCAACACGTGGCCGCGGTTGCCGCCGGCCAGTTGGATGCGTGCTACACGCTGGAGCCCACGGGCACGGTGGGCCGCTTGAACGGCACCACCCGCGTGCTGGAAACCGGCGTGATCGCCAAGTACGTGTTGGGCGATCCCATGGCGCCGTGGTTCGGCGGCTCGGCCTCGCTGACCACCGCCTTCCTGAAAAAGCATCCGGAAGAAAGCAAAAAATTCATCGCGGCCTATGCGCGCGGCATTGAACTGATCCGCACCAAGCCGGCCGAGGCGCGCCCCTTCATGAAGGGCTACACCGCCATCGAAGGCCCCATGACCGAAGAAGTGCCGCTGGCCGCCTACACGCTCTACAACGAGTTCACGGCAAGCGACATTCAGTACTTCCAGAAATTCTTCGACCTGTTCACCGAAAAGGGCATCTTCGCGCAGAAGGTCGACGTGTCGTCCATGCTTTACAAGGGCTGA
- a CDS encoding ABC transporter permease yields MTATTSATPAAPAGAAAPAKSPPRKFDASRFLPLIGPLALFIIWDLVVRLQLVSPVLLPTPSATIVALVKGLAGGPLLWDFLSSLNRTLQAFVIAGVIGVPLGVLLGSNEKAYRSVEFLVDFFRSTPSSALIPLFLMIFGVTDMNKIAIAAFAAVLVILFNSAYGVINARKQRVMAARVMGASRWQIFKDVLIWESLQPTFVGLRSGVSMALVIVIVAEMFIGSDSGLGNRIINSQQVLNVREMYAAILAAGALGYVLNIIFLVLEKRVVHWSGR; encoded by the coding sequence ATGACAGCAACAACGTCTGCCACGCCCGCCGCCCCTGCTGGCGCGGCTGCTCCCGCCAAGTCGCCGCCCCGCAAGTTCGATGCGTCGCGCTTCCTGCCGCTGATCGGCCCGCTGGCGCTCTTCATCATCTGGGACCTGGTGGTGCGCCTGCAACTGGTCAGCCCCGTGCTGTTGCCTACCCCCAGCGCCACCATCGTGGCCTTGGTGAAGGGCCTGGCGGGCGGCCCGCTGCTGTGGGACTTCCTGTCGTCCCTGAACCGCACACTGCAAGCCTTCGTCATCGCCGGCGTCATCGGCGTGCCGCTGGGCGTGCTCCTGGGCAGCAACGAAAAAGCGTATCGCAGCGTGGAGTTCCTGGTGGACTTCTTCCGCTCCACGCCGTCGTCCGCGCTGATCCCGCTGTTCCTGATGATCTTCGGCGTCACGGACATGAACAAGATCGCCATCGCGGCCTTCGCTGCCGTGCTGGTGATTCTGTTCAACAGCGCCTATGGCGTCATCAACGCACGCAAGCAGCGCGTAATGGCGGCCCGCGTGATGGGTGCATCGCGCTGGCAGATCTTCAAGGACGTGCTGATCTGGGAAAGCCTGCAACCCACGTTCGTCGGCTTGCGCAGCGGCGTGTCGATGGCGCTGGTGATCGTGATCGTGGCCGAAATGTTCATCGGGTCCGACAGCGGCCTGGGCAACCGCATCATCAATTCGCAGCAGGTGCTGAACGTGCGCGAGATGTATGCGGCGATCCTGGCGGCCGGCGCCCTGGGTTATGTGCTGAACATTATTTTTCTTGTGCTGGAAAAGCGCGTGGTCCATTGGAGCGGCCGATAA
- a CDS encoding ABC transporter ATP-binding protein, whose translation MSTVINPIIAPAPAAAPFEPGPLGTHITIRGLTKYFAGWPLYEDFNLDIPKGKIVSVFGPNGCGKSTLINMIAGLIPIDSGEILFDGKSLAQTKIGYVFQNYREAMFPWLRTIDNIAYPLRLEGRSKAEVDARVEELVASFDVKFDLKRYPYELSGGQQQTASIMRALAPGPEVLFLDEPFSALDFEMTLFIREKLQEVFLQTGTTMLLVSHDLEEAVYLADQVLLLTKRPTRVAEILDYTDARPRTVETLSEPSFIQMKKLSLEIFQREVRR comes from the coding sequence ATGTCTACCGTCATCAATCCCATCATCGCCCCCGCCCCCGCCGCCGCGCCGTTCGAGCCCGGCCCCCTGGGCACGCACATCACCATCCGTGGCCTGACCAAGTATTTCGCGGGCTGGCCGCTGTACGAAGACTTCAACCTGGACATCCCCAAGGGCAAGATCGTCTCGGTGTTCGGCCCCAACGGCTGCGGCAAGTCCACGCTGATCAACATGATCGCGGGCCTGATTCCCATTGATTCGGGCGAGATCCTGTTCGATGGCAAATCGCTGGCGCAAACCAAGATCGGCTACGTGTTCCAGAACTATCGCGAAGCCATGTTCCCGTGGCTGCGCACCATCGACAACATCGCCTACCCGCTGCGCCTGGAAGGCCGCAGCAAGGCCGAAGTGGATGCCCGCGTGGAAGAACTGGTGGCGTCGTTCGACGTCAAGTTCGACCTGAAGCGTTATCCGTACGAACTGTCCGGCGGGCAGCAGCAGACGGCGTCCATCATGCGCGCCCTGGCGCCCGGACCCGAGGTGCTGTTCCTGGACGAACCGTTTTCGGCGCTGGACTTCGAGATGACGCTGTTCATCCGCGAAAAACTGCAAGAGGTGTTCTTGCAAACCGGCACGACGATGCTGCTGGTGTCGCATGATCTGGAAGAAGCCGTGTACCTGGCCGACCAGGTACTGCTCTTGACCAAGCGGCCCACGCGCGTGGCTGAAATTCTGGACTACACCGACGCGCGCCCGCGCACCGTGGAAACCTTGTCCGAACCCAGCTTCATCCAGATGAAGAAACTGAGCCTGGAGATTTTCCAGCGCGAAGTGCGCAGGTAA
- a CDS encoding DUF4089 domain-containing protein, which produces MTQETIDQYVRSALALSGYALRESTTAEVVQQFARIHDIAASFVDEPLPVELESASVFRP; this is translated from the coding sequence ATGACCCAGGAAACCATCGATCAATACGTGCGCAGCGCCTTGGCGCTGTCGGGCTATGCCTTGCGCGAATCCACCACGGCGGAAGTCGTGCAGCAGTTCGCGCGCATCCACGACATTGCGGCAAGCTTTGTCGACGAGCCGCTGCCCGTGGAGCTGGAATCCGCATCGGTGTTCCGTCCATGA
- a CDS encoding AtzE family amidohydrolase: protein MSGPATDIARQIASGERSAVAVLDATLARIRERDARYNCFTAITEARARQEAAAIDARRARGEALPPLAGVPYAVKNLFDITDEVTLAGARVNAANPPARHDARLVTRLREAGAVLVGALNMDEHAYGFTTENTHYGPCRNPHDVTRVAGGSSGGSAAAVAGGLVPLTLGSDTNGSIRVPASLCGVFGLKPTYGRLPRTGSFPFVGSLDHLGPFAASASDLAAAYDALQGPDADDAACAQHAAEPVLPALAAGARKLRVAVLGGYFNDWAGPAARRAVEIAARALDATAIVELPGATQARAAAFIITAAEGGALHRRKLVTHYDYYEPYSRDRLVAGSLVPAAWVQQAQRIRHRVYREALALFDQYDVLIAPATPVSATPIGTDWLTLAGKELPARASMGLLTQPISCIGLPVCTAPTWPEAEQDGHLPLGVQLIGAPWREADCLAAAYALEQAGAASVRPV from the coding sequence ATGAGCGGCCCCGCCACCGACATCGCCCGCCAGATTGCCAGCGGCGAGCGCAGCGCCGTGGCGGTGCTGGACGCCACCTTGGCACGCATCCGCGAACGCGACGCCCGCTACAACTGCTTCACCGCCATCACCGAAGCCCGCGCGCGCCAGGAAGCCGCCGCCATCGACGCGCGCCGCGCCCGGGGCGAAGCGCTGCCGCCGCTGGCCGGCGTGCCCTATGCCGTCAAGAACCTGTTCGACATCACCGACGAAGTCACGTTGGCGGGGGCCCGCGTCAATGCGGCGAATCCCCCTGCCCGCCACGACGCCCGCCTGGTCACGCGCCTGCGCGAGGCCGGCGCGGTGCTGGTCGGCGCCTTGAACATGGACGAACACGCTTACGGCTTCACCACCGAAAACACGCACTACGGCCCCTGCCGCAACCCGCATGACGTCACCCGCGTGGCGGGCGGCTCATCCGGCGGCAGCGCGGCCGCCGTCGCGGGCGGACTCGTGCCGCTGACCTTGGGGTCGGACACCAACGGGTCCATCCGCGTGCCGGCGTCCCTGTGCGGCGTCTTTGGCTTGAAGCCGACCTATGGCCGCCTGCCCCGCACCGGCTCCTTTCCGTTCGTGGGCAGCCTGGATCACCTGGGGCCGTTCGCGGCCAGCGCCAGCGACCTGGCCGCCGCCTACGATGCGCTGCAAGGGCCGGACGCCGACGACGCCGCCTGCGCGCAACACGCCGCCGAACCCGTGCTACCCGCGCTTGCGGCCGGCGCGCGCAAGCTGCGCGTGGCCGTCCTGGGCGGCTACTTCAACGATTGGGCCGGCCCCGCCGCGCGCCGCGCCGTCGAGATCGCCGCGCGCGCCCTGGACGCCACCGCCATCGTCGAACTACCCGGCGCCACGCAAGCCCGCGCCGCCGCCTTCATCATCACGGCGGCCGAAGGTGGCGCCTTGCATCGACGCAAGCTGGTCACCCACTACGACTACTACGAGCCCTATTCCCGCGACCGCCTCGTGGCCGGCAGCCTGGTGCCGGCGGCCTGGGTGCAGCAGGCGCAACGCATCCGCCACCGCGTCTACCGCGAGGCCCTGGCGCTGTTCGACCAGTACGACGTGCTGATCGCGCCCGCCACGCCCGTGTCCGCCACGCCCATCGGCACCGACTGGCTGACGCTGGCGGGCAAGGAACTGCCGGCGCGCGCCAGCATGGGCTTGTTGACGCAGCCCATCTCATGCATCGGCCTGCCCGTGTGTACCGCCCCCACCTGGCCGGAAGCCGAGCAGGACGGCCACCTGCCACTGGGCGTACAACTGATCGGCGCCCCCTGGCGCGAAGCCGATTGCCTGGCCGCCGCCTACGCGCTGGAACAGGCCGGCGCGGCAAGCGTGCGGCCCGTCTGA
- a CDS encoding GntR family transcriptional regulator — translation METAFAAIDMPRTLADTAYGALKRDILDFRLAPGDRFTETEIAERLQVSRTPVREALFRLEREGYLEVRQRNGWLVKPLDFNTLDHFYELRSVLETAAVQTLCVPQQLPDPLRALQALADTWLVSPSERSNDGEWLADLDERFHIDLVAAAGNPEISRVHRAATERIRIVRRLDFTLQDRIDNTYEEHGAILRAVLARDGASATQLLQAHIHDSQTAVRKITLHRLYSTRHAKAA, via the coding sequence ATGGAAACTGCTTTCGCTGCCATCGACATGCCGCGCACCCTGGCCGACACGGCCTACGGGGCTTTGAAACGCGACATCCTGGACTTCCGGCTCGCGCCGGGCGACCGCTTCACCGAAACCGAAATCGCGGAACGGCTGCAGGTCAGCCGTACCCCGGTGCGCGAAGCGCTGTTCCGGCTGGAGCGCGAAGGCTATCTGGAAGTGCGGCAGCGCAACGGCTGGCTGGTCAAGCCGCTGGACTTCAACACGCTGGACCACTTCTACGAACTGCGCAGCGTGCTGGAAACCGCTGCCGTCCAGACCTTGTGCGTCCCGCAACAACTGCCTGATCCGCTACGCGCGCTGCAAGCGCTGGCGGACACGTGGCTGGTCAGCCCAAGCGAACGCTCCAACGATGGCGAATGGCTGGCCGACCTGGACGAACGCTTCCATATCGACCTGGTTGCAGCGGCCGGCAACCCGGAAATCTCGCGCGTGCACCGCGCCGCCACCGAGCGCATCCGCATCGTGCGCCGGCTGGACTTCACGCTGCAAGACCGCATCGACAATACCTACGAGGAACATGGCGCGATCTTGCGCGCGGTGCTGGCGCGTGACGGCGCCAGCGCCACGCAACTGCTGCAAGCGCATATCCATGACAGCCAGACCGCGGTGCGCAAGATCACGCTGCACCGCCTGTACTCCACGCGGCATGCCAAGGCGGCATGA
- a CDS encoding antibiotic biosynthesis monooxygenase, with translation MSSSAVSAPVTMLVTRHIAPERYSDFLSWMRQGEILAAGFPGFLGSGVLQPPEGGDEYQIVLRFNDAASLLRWEKSLPRRMWLERGANLVRASHEHRVSGTDGWFAPKAASAPPRWKQAVSIWLAYFPVLLVFSILVSEHLNMMPVFWRVLITSVILTPIMVFICIPVISRVLQRWLRAG, from the coding sequence ATGTCCAGTTCCGCTGTTTCCGCCCCGGTCACCATGCTGGTCACCCGTCACATCGCGCCCGAACGCTATAGCGATTTTCTGTCCTGGATGCGCCAGGGCGAAATCTTGGCGGCGGGGTTCCCCGGTTTCCTGGGGTCGGGCGTGCTGCAACCGCCCGAGGGGGGGGACGAGTACCAGATCGTGCTGCGCTTTAACGACGCGGCCAGCCTGCTGCGCTGGGAAAAGTCGTTGCCGCGTCGCATGTGGTTGGAACGCGGCGCGAACCTGGTGCGCGCGAGCCATGAACACCGCGTCAGCGGCACCGACGGCTGGTTCGCGCCCAAGGCGGCCAGCGCGCCGCCGCGTTGGAAGCAGGCCGTGAGCATCTGGCTGGCTTACTTTCCGGTGCTGCTGGTGTTTTCGATTCTGGTCAGCGAGCACTTGAACATGATGCCGGTGTTCTGGCGCGTGCTGATCACGAGTGTGATATTGACGCCCATTATGGTGTTCATCTGCATCCCGGTTATTTCGCGTGTGTTGCAGCGCTGGCTGCGGGCGGGGTGA